The Deinococcus humi genome has a segment encoding these proteins:
- a CDS encoding GNAT family N-acetyltransferase, translating to MTEVRLRPLRPGDEESAVRWGADDEFCLAIDWPVGLPADHIRQHWRGLLTLTPPELLRHGVTLDGVLVGYTDLAGFTDSSAEFGIAIGERALWGQGLGLRAGQLTLAHAFGKLGLQTVTAEVHAPNGRSRALMLRLGFSENGRGAPEEYRGEVVPVIRFTLERADFGG from the coding sequence GTGACCGAGGTGCGCCTGCGTCCACTCCGTCCTGGAGACGAGGAAAGCGCCGTGCGCTGGGGGGCGGACGACGAGTTCTGCCTGGCCATCGACTGGCCGGTGGGGCTGCCCGCCGATCACATCCGCCAGCACTGGCGGGGGTTGCTGACGCTGACGCCACCGGAATTGCTGCGCCACGGCGTCACGCTGGACGGCGTGCTGGTGGGCTACACCGATCTGGCCGGGTTCACCGACAGCAGCGCCGAATTCGGCATCGCCATCGGGGAGCGGGCGCTGTGGGGCCAGGGTCTGGGCCTGCGGGCCGGGCAGCTGACGCTGGCACACGCCTTCGGTAAACTGGGGCTCCAGACCGTGACCGCCGAGGTTCACGCGCCAAACGGACGTTCGCGGGCGCTGATGCTGCGGCTGGGCTTTTCGGAGAACGGGCGGGGCGCACCGGAGGAATACCGCGGCGAGGTGGTGCCGGTGATCCGCTTCACGCTGGAGCGTGCGGATTTCGGAGGCTGA
- a CDS encoding ACT domain-containing protein, with protein MPLTLSVLSGEYAVCQLPADATPPVWAYAGELWSVTRAPGELSVVCAAAAVPDAVAAERGWAALQLHGPFEFTLTGILASVLNPLRDAGVGIFALSTFDTDYVLVAQSRLADAVAALRAAGHTVKA; from the coding sequence ATGCCTCTGACCCTTTCTGTCCTGAGCGGCGAATACGCCGTTTGCCAGCTTCCCGCAGACGCCACGCCGCCCGTCTGGGCCTACGCGGGCGAGCTCTGGAGCGTGACTCGCGCGCCCGGCGAACTGTCGGTGGTGTGCGCAGCGGCGGCTGTCCCGGACGCCGTGGCGGCGGAAAGGGGCTGGGCAGCCCTGCAACTGCACGGCCCCTTCGAGTTCACCCTGACCGGCATCCTGGCAAGTGTGTTGAACCCGCTGCGGGATGCGGGCGTGGGCATCTTCGCCCTGTCCACCTTCGACACCGATTATGTCCTGGTGGCGCAATCGCGGCTGGCCGACGCGGTGGCCGCGCTGCGGGCGGCGGGGCATACGGTCAAGGCCTGA
- a CDS encoding S1C family serine protease — MTNFSDLSNTMADAVEAVSTSIVSVRADRPISGTVVGDGLILTVAHVLHGDEVTVMTPDARELHATVAGRDPSSDLALLKVEGLNMPALKATEGVRVGELLLAVGRPRHGVQATLGLLERQPADPSAEGNAPERGQRSSGWLPSGAAPFRGVSGGALVDARGGLVGVLNAGVSRGELLAVPAERAMRVAGLLGSTGRVPRGYLGIATQPVMFPQTDGPETQSNASNEPSTRGPRAGRGEWGQGREGWGGGRGRGPWGGRGRWGQGGRVGLTVVSVEDGSPAAQAGLLVGDVLLALDGQPVRRPPELLWRIRERAGQSVIAHILRGGQEQDVTLVVGER, encoded by the coding sequence ATGACGAACTTTTCTGATCTATCGAACACCATGGCGGACGCGGTTGAGGCCGTGTCCACAAGCATCGTTTCCGTACGCGCCGACCGACCCATCAGCGGCACGGTGGTCGGCGACGGTCTGATCCTGACCGTCGCCCACGTCCTGCACGGCGATGAGGTCACAGTGATGACGCCCGACGCACGTGAGCTGCACGCCACCGTGGCGGGCCGCGATCCTTCCAGCGATCTGGCGCTGCTCAAAGTGGAGGGCCTGAACATGCCGGCCCTGAAAGCAACGGAGGGCGTGCGCGTCGGCGAGCTGCTGCTGGCGGTGGGCCGCCCACGGCACGGCGTCCAGGCCACGCTGGGCCTGCTGGAACGGCAGCCCGCTGATCCTTCCGCAGAGGGGAATGCCCCCGAACGCGGTCAACGCTCCAGCGGCTGGCTGCCCAGCGGCGCGGCTCCCTTCCGGGGGGTGAGCGGCGGGGCGCTGGTAGACGCGCGGGGCGGTCTGGTGGGGGTGCTGAACGCGGGCGTGTCGCGCGGCGAACTCCTGGCCGTGCCCGCCGAACGTGCCATGAGGGTGGCCGGCCTGCTGGGCAGCACCGGACGCGTGCCGCGTGGGTACCTGGGCATTGCCACCCAGCCGGTGATGTTTCCGCAGACGGATGGACCGGAGACGCAGTCCAACGCCAGCAATGAACCCTCCACTCGTGGCCCACGCGCAGGCCGGGGCGAGTGGGGCCAGGGCCGCGAAGGCTGGGGCGGCGGACGTGGGCGTGGCCCCTGGGGTGGCCGGGGCCGCTGGGGCCAGGGTGGCCGGGTTGGTCTGACGGTCGTGAGCGTCGAGGACGGCAGCCCCGCCGCGCAGGCCGGGTTGCTGGTGGGCGACGTGCTGCTCGCGCTGGACGGCCAGCCCGTGCGCCGGCCGCCGGAGTTGCTGTGGCGCATCCGTGAACGCGCCGGGCAGAGCGTCATCGCCCACATCCTGCGCGGCGGCCAGGAACAGGACGTGACGCTGGTGGTGGGCGAGCGCTGA
- a CDS encoding response regulator transcription factor yields MTAPLMALPTVRIAVTNAVMGAGLAAVLTSAGFPLTQGAEEDVLIVDDSWLTDAEALADAPAVVALGSPDWAALLPELMTAGWAALPADATPAELLAGVLGAAARLAVLPPDQVGLLEDLEVAEAAGPSDITLTPRELDVLNLLALGLSNKRAARDLGVSESTVKFHVASLYSKLGVQSRAGAVARGIGLGLVSV; encoded by the coding sequence ATGACCGCGCCTCTGATGGCCCTCCCCACCGTGCGAATCGCGGTGACGAACGCGGTGATGGGGGCAGGGCTGGCCGCTGTGCTCACCTCGGCAGGATTTCCGCTCACGCAGGGGGCCGAGGAAGACGTGCTGATCGTGGACGACTCGTGGCTGACCGACGCTGAGGCGCTCGCCGACGCGCCAGCGGTGGTGGCGCTGGGGTCGCCCGACTGGGCGGCGCTGCTCCCCGAACTGATGACGGCAGGCTGGGCCGCGTTGCCCGCCGACGCCACACCGGCCGAGTTACTGGCGGGTGTGCTGGGCGCGGCGGCGAGGCTGGCAGTCCTGCCTCCAGATCAGGTGGGCCTGCTTGAAGACCTCGAGGTGGCCGAGGCCGCCGGACCTTCCGACATCACCCTGACCCCGCGTGAGCTTGACGTGCTGAATCTGCTGGCCCTGGGTCTGAGCAACAAACGTGCCGCCCGTGACCTGGGCGTGTCGGAAAGCACCGTCAAGTTTCACGTCGCCTCGCTGTATTCCAAGCTGGGCGTCCAGAGCCGGGCGGGAGCGGTGGCGCGTGGCATCGGGCTGGGACTGGTCAGCGTGTAG
- a CDS encoding aldo/keto reductase: MTPSTDLPARQLRDLTVSALGLGCMGMSEFYGEANEAENIRTLDRALELGVTFFDTADIYGPHTNEELLGRWLKGKRDRVVLATKFGIVREPGYPAQRSLSGRPDYVRKSIEASLKRLKTDHVDLYYLHRLDPETPIEDTVGAMGELVGRGMVRYLGLSEVNAETLRRADATHPITALQSEYSLWTRDPEEASGGESVLAACRDLGVGLVPYSPLGRGFLTGQLKSPDDFGPDDFRSSSPRFQGENFQKNLDLVAEVQAMAHDKDCTPAQLALAWVLAQGQHIVPIPGTKRVKYLEENLGALDVQLTPDDLARIDATFPMGVATGGRYAAARS, from the coding sequence ATGACCCCCAGCACCGATCTGCCCGCCCGCCAGCTCCGCGATCTCACCGTGTCCGCCCTGGGCCTGGGCTGCATGGGCATGAGCGAGTTCTACGGCGAGGCCAATGAAGCCGAGAACATCCGTACCCTTGACCGCGCTCTGGAACTGGGCGTCACGTTCTTCGACACCGCCGACATCTACGGCCCCCACACCAACGAGGAACTCCTGGGCCGCTGGCTGAAGGGCAAGCGTGACCGGGTGGTGCTGGCCACCAAATTCGGCATCGTGCGCGAGCCGGGGTATCCTGCCCAGCGCAGCCTGTCCGGGCGCCCCGATTACGTGCGGAAATCCATCGAGGCCAGTCTCAAACGCCTGAAAACCGATCACGTCGATCTGTATTACCTGCACCGTCTCGATCCTGAAACGCCCATCGAGGACACCGTGGGCGCGATGGGCGAACTGGTGGGACGCGGCATGGTGCGCTATCTCGGCCTCTCGGAAGTGAACGCCGAAACCCTGCGCCGCGCTGACGCCACCCATCCGATCACCGCATTGCAAAGCGAGTATTCGCTGTGGACGCGTGACCCGGAGGAGGCCTCGGGTGGCGAGAGCGTGCTGGCGGCCTGCCGTGATCTGGGCGTGGGGCTGGTGCCCTACAGTCCGCTGGGACGCGGTTTCCTGACCGGGCAGCTCAAATCCCCCGACGACTTTGGTCCCGACGATTTCCGCAGCAGCAGCCCGCGCTTTCAGGGCGAGAATTTTCAGAAGAACCTCGATCTGGTGGCCGAGGTGCAGGCGATGGCGCATGACAAGGACTGCACGCCCGCGCAACTGGCCCTGGCCTGGGTGCTGGCGCAGGGGCAGCACATCGTGCCCATCCCAGGTACCAAGCGCGTCAAGTACCTGGAAGAGAATCTGGGCGCACTCGATGTGCAGCTGACCCCGGACGATCTGGCGCGCATCGACGCCACCTTCCCGATGGGCGTGGCGACGGGTGGCCGGTACGCTGCGGCGCGGAGCTAG
- a CDS encoding MerR family transcriptional regulator, whose product MVPDAASPLSIRETAAALGVSAHTLRYYEREGLLTVPRTVGGERQYGPRELDALRFLLHLRGIGVNMAGLREYVALVRQGDGTVAARRDLLSRHEEAVNAQLVALETALHAIRRKIAKYDQLYSPPTPTAKEKP is encoded by the coding sequence ATGGTGCCGGACGCTGCCTCACCCCTCTCCATCCGCGAGACTGCCGCGGCGCTGGGCGTCAGTGCCCACACCCTGCGCTATTACGAGCGCGAGGGCCTGCTGACCGTGCCGCGCACGGTGGGCGGCGAACGGCAGTACGGCCCGCGTGAACTGGACGCCCTGCGTTTTCTGCTGCACTTGCGCGGGATCGGCGTGAACATGGCGGGCCTGCGCGAATACGTGGCGCTGGTGCGGCAGGGAGACGGCACGGTGGCTGCCCGGCGCGACCTGCTGTCCCGGCACGAGGAGGCCGTGAACGCGCAGCTTGTGGCGCTGGAAACAGCCCTGCACGCCATCCGGCGCAAGATAGCGAAGTACGATCAGCTCTATTCGCCCCCGACGCCCACCGCCAAGGAGAAACCATGA
- a CDS encoding metallophosphoesterase family protein, with translation MRLALFSDIHDNLPALEAALADMNAHAPDALICLGDVTAGGAWPRECIQQVAALGCPVVRGNADRETLEAPQPLKKRGFPDETEIHDIGQWSAAQLTGAERDILRTFVPTVELEHLLCFHGSPARDDETLDAGTSLERLEELRAQHGQQPVWIGGHTHQPLRAGGCSTPAAWACPFRNAARSTSMWPTPNICCWTGRTGTGP, from the coding sequence ATGCGCCTGGCCCTCTTCAGCGACATCCACGACAACCTCCCCGCGCTGGAGGCAGCGCTTGCGGACATGAACGCGCACGCCCCTGACGCGCTGATCTGCCTGGGTGACGTGACTGCGGGTGGCGCGTGGCCGCGCGAGTGCATCCAGCAGGTGGCCGCGCTGGGTTGTCCGGTGGTCCGCGGCAACGCAGACCGGGAAACGCTGGAAGCGCCCCAACCCCTCAAAAAGCGCGGCTTCCCCGACGAGACCGAGATTCACGACATCGGCCAGTGGAGCGCGGCCCAGTTGACGGGGGCCGAGCGCGACATCCTCCGCACCTTTGTCCCGACGGTGGAACTGGAACACCTGCTGTGTTTCCACGGCAGTCCCGCCCGTGACGACGAGACACTGGACGCCGGGACTTCGCTGGAGCGACTGGAAGAATTGCGCGCCCAACACGGGCAGCAACCGGTCTGGATCGGCGGCCACACGCATCAGCCGTTGAGGGCTGGCGGCTGCTCAACCCCGGCAGCGTGGGCCTGCCCTTTCAGAAACGCGGCGCGCAGTACGTCAATGTGGCCCACGCCGAATATCTGTTGCTGGACTGGACGGACGGGCACTGGGCCGTGA